One Bos taurus isolate L1 Dominette 01449 registration number 42190680 breed Hereford chromosome 16, ARS-UCD2.0, whole genome shotgun sequence DNA window includes the following coding sequences:
- the CR2 gene encoding complement receptor type 2 isoform X2 encodes MGAAGPIWVFLTLLAPGVLGIFCDPPPSIKNGRSSYYSGPVAHNAVVTYTCQSAFRLIGERRLFCISKDNVNGIWDKAPPICEYYDRNSVCSEPIVPGGYRSKTSRPPFRHGDAVTFSCNANFTMKGNKTVWCRANRRWGPTPLPTCESDIPLECPSLPTIANGHHTGESVGSFAPGLTVTYSCEPGYLLLGENTIHCLSSGDWSAVAPTCKEAECEAPGPFLNGQIKRPTSFGVGATVNFSCNEGYRLQGPLSSQCVIFGQRTFWTRMPACEEILCPSPPPILNGRHTGTSSVIFRYGSTVSYTCDPGPEKGVNFILVGERTIRCTTDSQKTGTWSGPAPRCELSVSELLCPPPQIPRGQISSGQRDQYSYNDTVVFACMFGFTMKGSRAVRCNAQGTWEPSVPVCEKDCQAPPKILNGQKEDRHRVRFDPGTSIKYSCDLGYELVGEESIHCTPDGVWMPTAPTCKVAECEPVGKQVFKKPKNQFIRPDVNSSCDEGYRLGESVYQQCQGTIPWFMEIRLCKDITCPPPPVIYNGVHTGSSSEDVLYGTTVTYTCNPGPERGVKYNLIGESTIRCISNDQETGIWSGPAPLCKLSLPAVQCSHVHVANGYKISGKEAPYFYNDSVIFKCDDGFILKGSSQVRCKANNTWDPEIPVCEKGCQPPSGLHHGRHTGGNRVLFVSGMTVDYTCDLGYLLVGNRSIHCMPSGNWSPSVPRCEEAQCQPLEEDVREPPVDSLVVPANISCQEGYRMMKYAFQKCQDDENRVWFQRIPVCEIIHCQDPPVINNGRYRGVLPGGFPYGSEVSYECDQGFDLLGEKSIRCISDSKGLVSWSGRAPQCLKSPPVTHCPNPEVMHGHKLNKTYSSYSHNDILHIACNPGFIMNGSHLIRCHTNNKWVPGVPTCIKKAFFGCQRPLTISHGNHTGGDITRFSPGMSILYSCNQGYLLVGEALLLCTHEGTWNQPAPYCKEVNCSFPEHINGIQNGLEPGRMYQYGAVVTLMCEDGYTLEGSPQSQCQEDHRWNPPLAVCKSPSSLAPLIAGFSAGVIALFCLGAVALYMISKHRERNYYTNTNYKEDVHLETLDIYSVDPYSPAN; translated from the exons ggattttttgtgacccccctCCTTCTATCAAAAATGGACGCAGTAGTTATTATTCTGGTCCTGTAGCTCATAATGCTGTGGTGACCTATACATGTCAGAGTGCCTTCCGCCTCATTGGAGAAAGACGTCTTTTTTGTATAAGTAAAGACAATGTGAATGGAATCTGGGATAAAGCTCCTCCTATCTGTGAATATTACGATAGAAATTCTGTTTGCTCTGAACCCATAGTACCAGGGGGATACCGAAGTAAAACATCTAGACCACCATTCAGACACGGTGATGCTGTGACATTTTCCTGTAATGCCAATTTCACCATGAAAGGAAACAAAACTGTTTGGTGCCGAGCAAATAGAAGGTGGGGTCCGACACCATTACCAACCTGTGAGAGTG ATATCCCCCTGGAGTGTCCTTCACTTCCCACAATTGCCAATGGGCATCACACAGGGGAGAGTGTTGGCTCCTTTGCTCCAGGATTGACTGTGACCTACAGTTGTGAACCTGGTTATTTACTTCTTGGAGAAAACACCATTCACTGTTTGTCTTCGGGAGACTGGAGTGCTGTTGCTCCCACATGTAAAG AGGCAGAGTGTGAAGCTCCAGGACCATTTCTCAATGGGCAGATAAAGAGGCCCACTAGTTTTGGGGTTGGTGCAACTGTGAACTTTTCCTGTAATGAAGG GTATCGGTTACAAGGACCACTTTCTAGTCAGTGTGTAATTTTTGGACAGCGTACTTTTTGGACCAGGATGCCAGCATGTGAAG aaattCTTTGCCCATCACCTCCTCCTATACTCAATGGAAGACATACAGGCACCTCTTCAGTGATCTTTCGATATGGAAGCACAGTCAGTTACACTTGTGACCCAGGCCCAGAGAAAGGAGTGAACTTCATCCTCGTTGGGGAGAGAACTATCCGTTGTACCACCGATAGTCAGAAGACTGGGACCTGGAGCGGACCTGCCCCACGCTGTGAACTTTCTGTTTCTGAGCTTTTGTGTCCACCTCCTCAGATCCCAAGAGGCCAAATATCATCTGGGCAGAGAGATCAATATTCCTATAATGACACTGTGGTATTTGCTTGCATGTTTGGCTTTACCATGAAGGGTAGCAGGGCAGTCCGATGTAATGCCCAAGGCACATGGGAACCGTCAGTACCAGTCTGTGAAAAGG ATTGTCAAGCCCCTCCTAAAATCCTCAATGGGCAGAAGGAAGACAGACACAGGGTTCGCTTTGACCCTGGGACATCCATAAAATACAGCTGTGACCTTGGCTATGAGCTGGTGGGAGAAGAATCCATACATTGTACCCCTGATGGAGTGTGGATGCCCACTGCTCCCACATGCAAAG tggcAGAATGTGAACCTGTCGGAAAGCAAGTCTTTAAAAAACCCAAGAACCAATTTATTAGACCAGATGTTAACTCTTCTTGTGATGAAGG GTACCGACTGGGTGAAAGTGTCTATCAGCAGTGTCAAGGCACAATTCCTTGGTTTATGGAAATTCGTCTTTGTAAAG ATATCACCTGCCCACCACCTCCTGTTATCTACAATGGAGTACACACAGGCAGTTCTTCAGAAGATGTCCTGTATGGAACTACAGTCACTTACACATGTAACCCTGGGCCAGAAAGAGGAGTGAAGTACAACCTCATTGGGGAGAGCACAATTCGTTGTATAAGCAATGATCAAGAGACAGGCATCTGGAGTGGCCCTGCTCCTCTCTGTAAACTCTCCCTCCCTGCTGTTCAATGCTCGCATGTCCATGTTGCAAATGGATACAAGATATCTGGAAAGGAAGCTCCATATTTCTACAATGACAGTGTGATATTCAAGTGTGATGATGGATTTATTTTGAAGGGCAGCAGTCAGGTTCGTTGCAAAGCCAATAACACCTGGGATCCTGAAATACCAGTTTGtgaaaaag GCTGTCAGCCACCCTCTGGGCTCCACCATGGTCGGCATACAGGTGGAAATAGGGTCCTCTTTGTCTCTGGGATGACTGTAGACTACACCTGTGACCTTGGTTACTTGCTTGTGGGAAACAGATCCATTCATTGTATGCCTTCAGGAAATTGGAGTCCGTCTGTCCCTCGGTGTGAAG AAGCACAATGCCAACCTTTGGAAGAAGATGTTCGAGAACCTCCAGTTGATTCACTCGTGGTACCAGCTAATATATCTTGCCAAGAAGG GTACCGGATGATGAAATATGCTTTTCAAAAATGTCAAGATGATGAAAATAGGGTTTGGTTCCAAAGGATTCCAGTTTGTgaaa TTATCCACTGTCAGGACCCACCGGTGATTAACAATGGGAGGTACAGAGGTGTGCTGCCAGGAGGCTTTCCATATGGAAGCGAAGTCTCTTATGAATGTGATCAAGGATTTGATCTCCTGGGAGAGAAAAGTATACGGTGCATAAGTGATTCTAAAGGACTTGTATCTTGGAGTGGACGTGCCCCGCAGTGCTTAAAATCTCCTCCTGTGACTCACTGCCCTAACCCAGAAGTCATGCATGGACACAAGCTAAATAAAACCTATTCTTCATATTCCCACAATGACATATTACATATTGCTTGCAATCCCGGCTTCATCATGAATGGCAGTCACTTGATTAGATGCCATACCAACAACAAATGGGTGCCAGGTGTACCAACTTGCATCAAAAAGG CTTTCTTTGGCTGTCAACGTCCACTTACAATCTCCCATGGAAATCATACTGGTGGAGACATAACTCGATTTTCTCCTGGAATGTCAATCCTGTACAGCTGCAACCAAGGCTATCTGCTTGTGGGAGAGGCACTCCTTCTTTGCACACATGAAGGAACCTGGAACCAACCTGCTCCATATTGTAAAG AGGTGAACTGTAGCTTCCCAgaacatataaatggaatccagAATGGGCTGGAGCCTGGAAGAATGTATCAATATGGAGCTGTTGTCACTTTAATGTGTGAAGACGGGTATACCCTAGAAGGCAGTCCCCAGAGCCAGTGTCAGGAAGATCACCGATGGAACCCTCCCTTGGCTGTTTGCAAATCACCCA GTTCACTTGCTCCTCTTATTGCTG
- the CR2 gene encoding complement receptor type 2 isoform X3 encodes MGAAGPIWVFLTLLAPGVLGIFCDPPPSIKNGRSSYYSGPVAHNAVVTYTCQSAFRLIGERRLFCISKDNVNGIWDKAPPICEYYDRNSVCSEPIVPGGYRSKTSRPPFRHGDAVTFSCNANFTMKGNKTVWCRANRRWGPTPLPTCESDIPLECPSLPTIANGHHTGESVGSFAPGLTVTYSCEPGYLLLGENTIHCLSSGDWSAVAPTCKEAECEAPGPFLNGQIKRPTSFGVGATVNFSCNEGYRLQGPLSSQCVIFGQRTFWTRMPACEEILCPSPPPILNGRHTGTSSVIFRYGSTVSYTCDPGPEKGVNFILVGERTIRCTTDSQKTGTWSGPAPRCELSVSELLCPPPQIPRGQISSGQRDQYSYNDTVVFACMFGFTMKGSRAVRCNAQGTWEPSVPVCEKDCQAPPKILNGQKEDRHRVRFDPGTSIKYSCDLGYELVGEESIHCTPDGVWMPTAPTCKVAECEPVGKQVFKKPKNQFIRPDVNSSCDEGYRLGESVYQQCQGTIPWFMEIRLCKDITCPPPPVIYNGVHTGSSSEDVLYGTTVTYTCNPGPERGVKYNLIGESTIRCISNDQETGIWSGPAPLCKLSLPAVQCSHVHVANGYKISGKEAPYFYNDSVIFKCDDGFILKGSSQVRCKANNTWDPEIPVCEKEAQCQPLEEDVREPPVDSLVVPANISCQEGYRMMKYAFQKCQDDENRVWFQRIPVCEIIHCQDPPVINNGRYRGVLPGGFPYGSEVSYECDQGFDLLGEKSIRCISDSKGLVSWSGRAPQCLKSPPVTHCPNPEVMHGHKLNKTYSSYSHNDILHIACNPGFIMNGSHLIRCHTNNKWVPGVPTCIKKAFFGCQRPLTISHGNHTGGDITRFSPGMSILYSCNQGYLLVGEALLLCTHEGTWNQPAPYCKEVNCSFPEHINGIQNGLEPGRMYQYGAVVTLMCEDGYTLEGSPQSQCQEDHRWNPPLAVCKSPSSLAPLIAGFSAGVIALFCLGAVALYMISKHRERNYYTNTNYKEDVHLETLDIYSVDPYSPAN; translated from the exons ggattttttgtgacccccctCCTTCTATCAAAAATGGACGCAGTAGTTATTATTCTGGTCCTGTAGCTCATAATGCTGTGGTGACCTATACATGTCAGAGTGCCTTCCGCCTCATTGGAGAAAGACGTCTTTTTTGTATAAGTAAAGACAATGTGAATGGAATCTGGGATAAAGCTCCTCCTATCTGTGAATATTACGATAGAAATTCTGTTTGCTCTGAACCCATAGTACCAGGGGGATACCGAAGTAAAACATCTAGACCACCATTCAGACACGGTGATGCTGTGACATTTTCCTGTAATGCCAATTTCACCATGAAAGGAAACAAAACTGTTTGGTGCCGAGCAAATAGAAGGTGGGGTCCGACACCATTACCAACCTGTGAGAGTG ATATCCCCCTGGAGTGTCCTTCACTTCCCACAATTGCCAATGGGCATCACACAGGGGAGAGTGTTGGCTCCTTTGCTCCAGGATTGACTGTGACCTACAGTTGTGAACCTGGTTATTTACTTCTTGGAGAAAACACCATTCACTGTTTGTCTTCGGGAGACTGGAGTGCTGTTGCTCCCACATGTAAAG AGGCAGAGTGTGAAGCTCCAGGACCATTTCTCAATGGGCAGATAAAGAGGCCCACTAGTTTTGGGGTTGGTGCAACTGTGAACTTTTCCTGTAATGAAGG GTATCGGTTACAAGGACCACTTTCTAGTCAGTGTGTAATTTTTGGACAGCGTACTTTTTGGACCAGGATGCCAGCATGTGAAG aaattCTTTGCCCATCACCTCCTCCTATACTCAATGGAAGACATACAGGCACCTCTTCAGTGATCTTTCGATATGGAAGCACAGTCAGTTACACTTGTGACCCAGGCCCAGAGAAAGGAGTGAACTTCATCCTCGTTGGGGAGAGAACTATCCGTTGTACCACCGATAGTCAGAAGACTGGGACCTGGAGCGGACCTGCCCCACGCTGTGAACTTTCTGTTTCTGAGCTTTTGTGTCCACCTCCTCAGATCCCAAGAGGCCAAATATCATCTGGGCAGAGAGATCAATATTCCTATAATGACACTGTGGTATTTGCTTGCATGTTTGGCTTTACCATGAAGGGTAGCAGGGCAGTCCGATGTAATGCCCAAGGCACATGGGAACCGTCAGTACCAGTCTGTGAAAAGG ATTGTCAAGCCCCTCCTAAAATCCTCAATGGGCAGAAGGAAGACAGACACAGGGTTCGCTTTGACCCTGGGACATCCATAAAATACAGCTGTGACCTTGGCTATGAGCTGGTGGGAGAAGAATCCATACATTGTACCCCTGATGGAGTGTGGATGCCCACTGCTCCCACATGCAAAG tggcAGAATGTGAACCTGTCGGAAAGCAAGTCTTTAAAAAACCCAAGAACCAATTTATTAGACCAGATGTTAACTCTTCTTGTGATGAAGG GTACCGACTGGGTGAAAGTGTCTATCAGCAGTGTCAAGGCACAATTCCTTGGTTTATGGAAATTCGTCTTTGTAAAG ATATCACCTGCCCACCACCTCCTGTTATCTACAATGGAGTACACACAGGCAGTTCTTCAGAAGATGTCCTGTATGGAACTACAGTCACTTACACATGTAACCCTGGGCCAGAAAGAGGAGTGAAGTACAACCTCATTGGGGAGAGCACAATTCGTTGTATAAGCAATGATCAAGAGACAGGCATCTGGAGTGGCCCTGCTCCTCTCTGTAAACTCTCCCTCCCTGCTGTTCAATGCTCGCATGTCCATGTTGCAAATGGATACAAGATATCTGGAAAGGAAGCTCCATATTTCTACAATGACAGTGTGATATTCAAGTGTGATGATGGATTTATTTTGAAGGGCAGCAGTCAGGTTCGTTGCAAAGCCAATAACACCTGGGATCCTGAAATACCAGTTTGtgaaaaag AAGCACAATGCCAACCTTTGGAAGAAGATGTTCGAGAACCTCCAGTTGATTCACTCGTGGTACCAGCTAATATATCTTGCCAAGAAGG GTACCGGATGATGAAATATGCTTTTCAAAAATGTCAAGATGATGAAAATAGGGTTTGGTTCCAAAGGATTCCAGTTTGTgaaa TTATCCACTGTCAGGACCCACCGGTGATTAACAATGGGAGGTACAGAGGTGTGCTGCCAGGAGGCTTTCCATATGGAAGCGAAGTCTCTTATGAATGTGATCAAGGATTTGATCTCCTGGGAGAGAAAAGTATACGGTGCATAAGTGATTCTAAAGGACTTGTATCTTGGAGTGGACGTGCCCCGCAGTGCTTAAAATCTCCTCCTGTGACTCACTGCCCTAACCCAGAAGTCATGCATGGACACAAGCTAAATAAAACCTATTCTTCATATTCCCACAATGACATATTACATATTGCTTGCAATCCCGGCTTCATCATGAATGGCAGTCACTTGATTAGATGCCATACCAACAACAAATGGGTGCCAGGTGTACCAACTTGCATCAAAAAGG CTTTCTTTGGCTGTCAACGTCCACTTACAATCTCCCATGGAAATCATACTGGTGGAGACATAACTCGATTTTCTCCTGGAATGTCAATCCTGTACAGCTGCAACCAAGGCTATCTGCTTGTGGGAGAGGCACTCCTTCTTTGCACACATGAAGGAACCTGGAACCAACCTGCTCCATATTGTAAAG AGGTGAACTGTAGCTTCCCAgaacatataaatggaatccagAATGGGCTGGAGCCTGGAAGAATGTATCAATATGGAGCTGTTGTCACTTTAATGTGTGAAGACGGGTATACCCTAGAAGGCAGTCCCCAGAGCCAGTGTCAGGAAGATCACCGATGGAACCCTCCCTTGGCTGTTTGCAAATCACCCA GTTCACTTGCTCCTCTTATTGCTG